A genomic segment from Sorangium aterium encodes:
- a CDS encoding eCIS core domain-containing protein, giving the protein MDDPLEHEADRLADAVMRMPAPALDPAAPPARGESAAAAPAPVIRRKCGACAAHEEEQDGVVLTKPDARGLAAAGAGAAAAAVAEGGAPMSPGVRSFFEPRFQHDFSRVRIHDHARAADAADAIHARAFSLGDDIAFARGEFAPSTHEGARLLAHELAHVVQRQGGAGRGVITRQAAPFRQRRFQDRSGGGTTDFVETVQSAPTRSGDTISGTVHREEFAPAVGSTPQQSISQGEVAVQFDAQTCQMRLPYKFNFVQQATSGTPGICEEPASTTAVTPLSAARVQEIGREYVAAVNAGLRDQFTARITGCENNCANRDIEIVPAATLDASSPNKTVNVVNRGGRGDAGTICARDMNTGFIVHESGHQLLGMGDEYREDDPAVRQRVPQWARDERVRTDLTQLGDHHSYGRFAQYNERHFRFAQLFLEAAFPGCSVALNGITRRSPDYRLELLGGGMLFPGGSAIALGGAFTVGLPLTRQRQLELRLGAQGIYLSTLAPLHREALLLGATAALEWRTSPANFAATFGLFGTGGVYHQLRDEMTDPRAPVPARTSPYAEGGLSIGLTSGMVPSLPNIDLRVEGALGHEIRDDPAAMRWFRFGAALNFTF; this is encoded by the coding sequence GTGGACGACCCGCTCGAGCACGAGGCGGATCGGCTCGCGGACGCGGTCATGCGGATGCCGGCGCCTGCCCTGGATCCGGCCGCGCCGCCCGCGCGCGGCGAGAGCGCCGCGGCGGCGCCAGCGCCCGTCATCCGCCGCAAGTGCGGCGCATGCGCCGCGCACGAGGAGGAGCAGGACGGGGTCGTCCTGACCAAGCCGGACGCGCGCGGGCTGGCGGCCGCGGGCGCTGGCGCGGCAGCGGCGGCGGTCGCGGAGGGCGGAGCGCCGATGTCGCCCGGCGTCCGGAGCTTCTTCGAGCCACGCTTCCAGCACGATTTCTCGCGCGTGCGCATCCACGACCACGCGCGCGCGGCCGACGCGGCGGACGCGATCCACGCGCGCGCCTTCTCGCTCGGCGACGACATCGCCTTTGCGCGCGGTGAGTTCGCGCCGTCCACACACGAAGGAGCGAGGCTCCTCGCGCACGAGCTCGCGCACGTCGTCCAGCGACAAGGCGGCGCGGGCCGCGGCGTCATCACCCGCCAGGCGGCCCCGTTCCGACAGAGGAGGTTCCAGGATCGCTCGGGCGGTGGCACCACGGACTTCGTGGAGACCGTCCAGAGCGCGCCCACCCGGTCCGGGGACACCATCTCGGGCACGGTCCATCGGGAAGAGTTCGCGCCCGCGGTGGGGAGCACTCCGCAGCAGAGCATCAGCCAGGGCGAGGTCGCCGTGCAATTCGACGCGCAGACTTGCCAGATGAGGCTCCCGTACAAGTTCAACTTCGTCCAGCAGGCGACATCGGGGACCCCGGGCATCTGCGAGGAGCCGGCCAGCACGACCGCGGTGACCCCGCTCTCCGCCGCGCGGGTCCAGGAGATCGGGCGCGAGTACGTCGCCGCGGTCAATGCGGGACTGCGCGACCAGTTCACCGCGCGGATCACGGGGTGCGAGAACAACTGCGCCAACCGAGACATCGAGATCGTCCCCGCTGCGACGCTCGATGCCTCGAGCCCCAATAAGACCGTGAACGTCGTCAATCGCGGCGGGCGCGGCGACGCCGGCACGATCTGCGCGCGGGACATGAACACCGGATTCATTGTCCACGAGTCGGGCCACCAGCTCCTCGGGATGGGGGACGAGTACCGCGAGGACGATCCCGCGGTGCGGCAGCGCGTCCCTCAGTGGGCGCGCGACGAGCGCGTGCGGACCGACCTGACGCAGCTGGGCGACCACCATAGTTACGGTCGCTTCGCGCAGTACAACGAGCGGCACTTCCGTTTTGCCCAGCTCTTTCTGGAGGCCGCGTTCCCCGGGTGCTCCGTCGCGCTCAACGGGATCACGCGGCGGTCGCCGGACTACCGGCTCGAGCTCCTCGGCGGCGGTATGCTTTTTCCCGGGGGCAGCGCGATTGCGCTCGGTGGCGCCTTCACCGTCGGGCTTCCCCTTACGCGCCAACGCCAGCTCGAGCTGCGCCTCGGCGCGCAGGGCATTTATCTGTCGACCCTGGCCCCGCTCCATCGGGAAGCGCTCCTGCTCGGCGCGACGGCAGCGCTCGAGTGGCGCACATCGCCGGCGAACTTCGCCGCCACCTTCGGCCTCTTCGGGACCGGCGGTGTCTACCATCAGCTGCGCGACGAGATGACCGATCCGCGAGCGCCCGTGCCGGCGCGAACGTCTCCGTATGCCGAAGGCGGGCTCTCCATTGGCCTCACCTCGGGCATGGTCCCGAGCCTGCCCAACATCGACCTTCGGGTCGAGGGCGCGCTCGGCCACGAGATTCGGGACGACCCGGCGGCGATGCGCTGGTTCCGCTTCGGCGCAGCCCTGAACTTCACCTTCTGA
- a CDS encoding eCIS core domain-containing protein, producing MGRTAEGCPFIEAWLAYYVNASDEHLERAIRVYARPREPTLDGYLSAVDERIRLSVRRWRASGALDTPPGPGPAVPRDLATLGPGRPVASALQGDVERDLGLPLADIRVHEGPAAAAVAARHGAHALSFGSDIVLGSPRAIPRDLLLLHELAHAAQQRPSPRGASAGAAALERDADRTAMGLFGRRALSTGDASLAELHAHAELHGVAAAALDDARASPRPRLVSPLGLHRCGGDADEEASQATATSAPPARAPDAAASQGPVGSSQGTVATGTAQPAVSLPGSSAAPTPPQGLTALQSELDLVAERLGRLASERSSDTALATAITGARTELASTRAQLVGGTADAERVRTALEILERLETIFPLLDEQERALAGRSEHLSAVSAVRASYMQALGRLFAADARATFDAAEAAAQRLPRALVNVDLDAIERHAALNREHLLPSQRLGDWMQEMRTRLDALEARRTASTSASTLASEAELVQLGLEGMEQYDRYLRAFEFMLRNRPGVLDTPTVSAMNRLRDRMEAIRLAFYAGNVADLRARVTSVREDEHIDTFYRALPGMMGTTRLIARIGVAYIAALATGGVGGIFAGGARAAATGITVRGALSFAGTVALETLVFTGVNTTLNTFLFGDRPTFGSVLRDLAWNAGLFTVLRATGAATTRGLRAAELEVLSGPLHLVTPFPILQGYGILRFRAERGRWPSRAELGQMTAENVLTMVALSVGLRVVQRWTASRPDSALRRFRDAYGLRFSGLEAVRARLQSEIAALEQRGAPDAEIEAARGRLEALEREFQALMREVQADRRVNLDDLRNELDTIRDMADATGSELLASALGIPEAVALERAGARSHTYASGTTGLLYDALRAAGAIVTRTQDPATGLRTVEARFGSERPILFRERPAGEIRIDPTGADVQLLFTELSVTRAEAQRMLLRMMTEHLAREPTRDFAWALTQVRRQVRDLLARPGARASAQELLLDLSRTGRLRAAADPALVTESTQLETAGILTSPEWLDARSAPQFEGVVTEWLARVRVTVPPGGRILRRIRFVGDAFTDAAGTTPFARRNGRPLVNTDITELDYAAVISSGTSIEVHTVANVKAGRTQAADAAAQNRSALAVIRGPTAAGLPQVTIDGRPAFARITRVTALDGATEVDLTGQLTEAPGGAAVEQTIGPQGGRGYTAAVPFGRTQIRDLAQLLVERQLITSGRY from the coding sequence GTGGGGCGAACCGCGGAGGGGTGTCCATTCATCGAAGCGTGGCTCGCGTATTACGTGAACGCGTCCGACGAGCATCTCGAGCGCGCCATTCGCGTCTACGCGCGACCCCGCGAGCCCACGTTGGACGGGTATCTCTCCGCCGTCGATGAGCGAATCCGCCTCTCCGTGCGCAGGTGGCGCGCGAGCGGGGCGCTCGATACGCCGCCCGGCCCGGGGCCGGCCGTCCCGCGCGATCTCGCGACGCTCGGACCGGGGCGGCCGGTCGCGTCGGCGCTCCAGGGCGACGTGGAGCGCGATCTCGGCTTGCCGCTCGCCGATATCCGCGTGCACGAAGGTCCAGCGGCCGCCGCGGTCGCCGCCCGGCACGGCGCGCATGCGCTGTCCTTCGGGTCGGACATCGTGCTCGGGTCGCCGCGGGCGATCCCGCGCGACCTCCTCCTCCTGCATGAGCTCGCGCACGCCGCGCAGCAGCGGCCGTCGCCCCGGGGCGCTTCGGCGGGGGCCGCGGCGCTCGAGCGCGACGCGGATCGCACGGCGATGGGCCTCTTTGGCCGACGCGCGCTGAGCACGGGCGACGCGAGCCTTGCGGAGCTCCACGCGCACGCCGAGCTGCACGGCGTCGCGGCCGCCGCGCTGGACGACGCGCGCGCCAGCCCGCGCCCGCGCCTCGTGAGCCCGCTCGGATTGCACCGCTGCGGGGGCGACGCCGACGAGGAGGCGAGCCAGGCGACCGCCACCAGCGCTCCGCCCGCGCGCGCCCCCGATGCGGCGGCGAGCCAGGGGCCCGTCGGGTCGAGCCAGGGGACCGTCGCGACGGGGACAGCGCAGCCGGCGGTCTCGCTGCCGGGGTCCAGCGCGGCGCCCACGCCCCCCCAGGGGCTCACCGCGCTCCAGTCGGAGCTCGATCTCGTCGCGGAGCGCCTCGGTCGCCTCGCGAGCGAGCGCTCGTCCGACACCGCGCTCGCGACGGCGATCACCGGAGCGCGAACCGAGCTCGCGAGCACGCGCGCGCAGCTCGTCGGCGGCACGGCCGACGCCGAGCGCGTCCGCACCGCCCTCGAGATCCTCGAGCGCCTCGAGACCATCTTCCCCTTGCTCGACGAGCAGGAGCGCGCGCTCGCGGGCCGCTCGGAGCACCTCAGCGCCGTGTCCGCGGTGCGGGCCAGCTATATGCAGGCGCTCGGCCGCCTCTTCGCGGCCGACGCGCGCGCCACCTTCGACGCCGCGGAAGCCGCGGCGCAGCGCCTGCCGCGCGCGCTCGTGAACGTGGATCTCGACGCGATCGAGCGGCACGCGGCGCTCAACCGGGAACACCTGCTCCCGTCGCAGCGGCTCGGCGATTGGATGCAGGAGATGCGCACGCGCCTCGACGCGCTGGAGGCGCGCAGGACGGCGTCGACGTCCGCGTCCACCCTCGCGAGCGAAGCCGAGCTCGTGCAGCTCGGACTCGAGGGCATGGAGCAGTACGACCGCTATCTCCGCGCGTTCGAGTTCATGCTCCGGAACCGCCCGGGGGTGCTGGACACCCCGACCGTCAGCGCGATGAACCGCCTCCGTGATCGTATGGAGGCGATCCGGCTCGCGTTCTACGCCGGGAACGTCGCTGACCTGCGCGCCCGCGTGACGAGCGTCCGGGAGGACGAGCACATCGACACGTTCTACCGCGCGCTCCCGGGGATGATGGGCACGACGCGGCTGATCGCGCGGATCGGGGTCGCGTACATCGCGGCGCTCGCGACCGGCGGCGTCGGAGGCATCTTCGCCGGCGGAGCGCGGGCCGCGGCGACGGGGATCACGGTCCGTGGCGCGCTCAGCTTTGCCGGCACCGTCGCGCTGGAGACGCTCGTGTTCACGGGGGTGAACACGACGCTCAACACGTTCCTCTTCGGAGACCGACCCACGTTCGGCAGCGTGCTCCGCGATCTGGCGTGGAACGCAGGCTTGTTCACCGTTCTCCGCGCGACCGGCGCCGCGACGACGCGCGGCCTGCGCGCCGCGGAGCTCGAGGTGCTCTCCGGACCGCTTCACCTCGTCACGCCGTTCCCGATCCTCCAGGGGTACGGCATCCTCCGCTTCCGCGCGGAGCGCGGCCGGTGGCCGTCGCGCGCCGAGCTTGGCCAGATGACGGCGGAGAACGTGCTCACGATGGTGGCGCTCTCCGTCGGCCTGCGCGTCGTGCAGCGCTGGACGGCCTCTCGGCCCGACTCCGCGCTCCGCCGCTTCCGTGACGCGTACGGGCTCCGTTTCTCCGGGCTCGAGGCGGTGCGCGCGCGCCTGCAGTCCGAGATCGCGGCGCTCGAGCAGCGCGGGGCGCCGGACGCCGAGATCGAGGCGGCGCGCGGCCGCCTGGAGGCGCTCGAGCGCGAGTTCCAGGCGCTCATGCGCGAGGTGCAGGCCGATCGGCGCGTCAACCTCGACGACCTGCGGAACGAGCTCGACACGATCCGCGACATGGCCGACGCGACGGGCTCCGAGCTGCTCGCGAGCGCGCTCGGGATCCCGGAGGCGGTCGCGCTCGAGCGCGCGGGGGCGCGCAGCCACACGTACGCGTCGGGGACGACGGGGTTGCTCTACGATGCGCTGAGGGCCGCCGGCGCGATCGTCACGAGGACGCAAGATCCGGCGACGGGCTTGCGTACGGTGGAGGCACGCTTCGGGAGCGAGCGCCCCATCCTCTTCCGGGAGCGCCCGGCCGGCGAGATCCGCATCGACCCGACGGGCGCCGACGTCCAGCTGCTGTTCACCGAGCTCTCGGTCACTCGCGCGGAAGCGCAGCGGATGCTGCTCCGCATGATGACCGAGCACCTGGCGCGCGAACCGACGCGGGACTTCGCGTGGGCGCTCACGCAGGTGCGGCGCCAGGTGCGAGACCTCCTCGCGCGCCCCGGGGCGCGGGCGTCCGCCCAGGAGCTCCTCCTCGACCTGAGCAGGACGGGGCGCCTGCGCGCGGCCGCCGACCCCGCGCTCGTCACCGAATCGACGCAGCTCGAGACCGCCGGCATCCTCACTTCGCCCGAGTGGCTCGACGCCAGGAGCGCGCCGCAGTTCGAGGGGGTCGTGACCGAATGGCTGGCGCGCGTCCGCGTGACGGTGCCGCCAGGAGGCCGGATCTTGCGCCGGATCCGGTTCGTAGGGGACGCGTTCACCGACGCCGCGGGCACGACGCCGTTCGCCCGGAGGAACGGGCGTCCGCTCGTGAACACCGACATCACCGAGCTCGACTACGCCGCTGTCATTTCCAGTGGCACCTCGATCGAAGTGCACACCGTGGCCAACGTGAAGGCGGGCCGTACGCAGGCTGCCGACGCAGCGGCTCAGAATCGAAGCGCCCTCGCCGTCATTCGCGGCCCGACAGCGGCCGGGCTGCCGCAGGTCACCATCGACGGTCGACCTGCATTCGCTCGGATAACCCGCGTCACCGCGCTGGACGGCGCGACCGAGGTGGATCTCACGGGACAGCTGACCGAGGCGCCCGGCGGCGCGGCGGTGGAGCAGACGATCGGGCCCCAGGGGGGGAGGGGCTACACGGCCGCGGTGCCATTCGGACGAACCCAGATACGCGATCTGGCGCAGCTCCTCGTCGAGCGTCAGCTCATCACCTCGGGACGGTACTAG
- a CDS encoding prolipoprotein diacylglyceryl transferase family protein, with protein MSSVPFLNAKLDRLPRVVFGRHAREVPAFRSLGIAGYYLALVVMVGVSVLRAGSLLVALAVSAACALSFFGWALIRRAVTGRETLVLLEHVWIAEACAAATLHAMGAPILPYLDAVSLGLTFFLASGRLGCLVVGCCHGRPSSVGIVYDASIAEGGLPEHLVGVRLFPVQLLEATGLVAIGLVGLVGLPFAAEGRVFAWFLASYAVFRFGLEGLRGDERPTFLTFSASRWMAIAELAFAVVLVDGAAGARDARMLAAAACLVALLALVLVYRIVADPTRVLLAPAHVAEVRDFVASAERSDAPRLHRTSAGVSVVVSTPRDAPSDRLVSLHVPRGQRDLQAVCALAARAFPGLSPDHTRWIEGGLLVTRVTSRLLADDRPRERALYFRVARDAQRAPEDALAEAAPRAEDDRPRATPEQGRQGPSSRSEIDFRRGRFSSASPGFDAEAGGDAQR; from the coding sequence GTGTCCTCCGTGCCCTTCCTGAACGCGAAACTCGATCGACTTCCGCGCGTCGTCTTCGGCCGCCATGCGCGCGAGGTGCCCGCGTTCCGGAGCCTGGGAATCGCCGGCTATTACCTCGCGCTCGTCGTCATGGTCGGCGTCTCGGTGCTTCGCGCCGGCTCGCTCCTCGTCGCGCTCGCGGTCTCGGCGGCGTGCGCGCTGTCGTTCTTCGGATGGGCGCTGATCCGTCGCGCGGTCACGGGACGCGAGACGCTCGTGCTCCTCGAGCACGTCTGGATCGCCGAAGCGTGCGCGGCGGCGACGCTCCACGCGATGGGTGCGCCCATCTTGCCTTACCTCGACGCGGTCAGCCTCGGCCTCACCTTCTTCCTCGCGTCGGGGCGGCTCGGCTGCCTGGTCGTCGGCTGTTGCCACGGCCGCCCGAGCTCCGTCGGCATCGTCTACGACGCATCGATCGCTGAAGGCGGCCTGCCCGAGCACCTCGTCGGTGTGCGTCTCTTCCCTGTGCAGCTCCTCGAGGCGACCGGCCTCGTCGCGATCGGGCTCGTCGGGCTCGTCGGGCTCCCCTTCGCCGCCGAAGGGCGGGTGTTCGCTTGGTTCCTCGCATCGTACGCCGTCTTCCGGTTCGGCCTCGAAGGGCTGCGCGGCGACGAGCGCCCGACGTTCCTCACATTCTCGGCGAGCCGCTGGATGGCGATTGCAGAGCTCGCGTTCGCCGTCGTGCTCGTCGATGGCGCCGCCGGCGCCCGCGATGCTCGCATGCTCGCCGCGGCCGCGTGCCTGGTCGCGCTGCTCGCCCTCGTGCTCGTGTACCGGATCGTCGCCGACCCGACGCGGGTGCTCCTCGCGCCGGCGCACGTCGCCGAGGTGCGCGACTTCGTGGCGTCGGCGGAGCGCTCGGATGCGCCGCGCCTTCATCGTACGTCGGCGGGGGTGTCGGTCGTCGTCTCGACGCCGCGCGACGCGCCGAGCGATCGGCTCGTGTCGCTCCATGTCCCGAGAGGGCAACGCGATCTCCAGGCGGTGTGCGCGCTCGCGGCGCGCGCCTTCCCGGGGCTCTCGCCCGACCATACGCGCTGGATCGAGGGCGGGCTGCTCGTGACGAGGGTGACGTCGCGGCTTCTGGCGGACGACAGGCCGCGTGAGCGGGCGCTCTATTTCCGCGTCGCCCGCGACGCGCAGCGCGCCCCTGAGGATGCCCTCGCCGAAGCCGCGCCGCGCGCTGAAGATGATCGCCCTCGGGCGACGCCGGAGCAGGGGCGTCAGGGGCCGTCGTCGCGCTCGGAGATCGATTTCCGGCGAGGGCGCTTCTCGAGCGCGTCGCCCGGTTTCGATGCCGAAGCTGGGGGTGACGCGCAGCGGTGA
- a CDS encoding LysM peptidoglycan-binding domain-containing protein: MADNVMRTAEPGPRDSAPVSIQRKCAACKDEESTTIQTKRAPSAGAGAGLDTGAAVRAAERGGQPLPASLRAWFEPRFGRDLGGVRVHTDSEAADGARAVRARAYTIGSDIVFGSGEYAPSTVEGRRLLAHELTHTIQQRALPSGGGPGSIHRLIQRSCHTVAAKETIYGIASKYGVTEEALLDANGLKATDTLSVGKTLVVPDGKPCSHTVASDETLYSIGRIYGATVDDIKAANKLTSNTIAPGQVLTIPVAGGPSSVSYTVKAKDTLYSIAKAHGVSVADIQKANGMTGTDVAIGQTLTIPMAGGTPAPAKPPATPAVTPAKPPATPAVTPASPPATPAPTKPAATPAPASTSTDSGHDPGKDYASGVMREDSFLRKSDKATYQVSGGVRLFFQTGATVTLKASSADWIEVEGPVFKAGKPAVAAGTGKGWIMRAWTSMTMGDYKDVPVDDRTEDYGKLASGSLPKKDVNSVILHQTGSSSGSGTLAGYSSRIAAKQTIGAHYLIDENGKITLTVPVDKKVSHVGKTKPGYDTSSNSHAIGIEHSGAEEALDLPSSSKDTATITANRAAIKAMELSPNLKARLIAMKDAELYQVARDNRDPDTKVKKWYLYGDINAAQKRSSFMLASKLMADFGLAEKDLLPHETVSWKTIGEGENIKEYLAARIAYPGLVISLRKLVSGDAKLAADATLAKIVADEETTVVALAVDATAAETTALATEKSGGKGGVATTREALRTAFYKKFWARHAQLVDLVKFLGASGSSKPAELAKKLSAWVT; encoded by the coding sequence GTGGCCGACAACGTGATGCGGACGGCGGAGCCGGGGCCCCGCGACTCGGCACCTGTTTCGATCCAACGTAAGTGCGCGGCGTGCAAAGACGAGGAGAGCACGACGATCCAGACCAAGCGCGCGCCGTCGGCGGGCGCCGGAGCCGGTCTGGACACCGGGGCCGCGGTGCGCGCGGCGGAGCGCGGCGGACAGCCGCTGCCGGCGTCGCTCCGCGCTTGGTTCGAGCCGCGCTTCGGGCGCGATCTCGGCGGGGTGCGAGTGCACACGGACAGCGAGGCCGCGGACGGGGCACGGGCGGTGCGGGCGCGCGCGTACACCATCGGGAGCGACATCGTGTTCGGCTCCGGCGAATATGCGCCCTCCACGGTGGAGGGCCGCCGGCTGCTCGCGCACGAGCTGACGCACACGATCCAGCAGCGCGCCCTGCCGAGCGGCGGTGGCCCTGGCTCAATCCACAGGCTCATCCAGCGCTCGTGTCACACGGTGGCAGCCAAGGAGACGATCTACGGGATCGCGTCGAAGTACGGTGTCACGGAGGAGGCGCTGCTCGATGCCAATGGCCTGAAGGCCACGGACACCTTGTCGGTCGGGAAGACGCTGGTCGTGCCCGACGGCAAGCCGTGTTCGCACACGGTGGCGTCGGACGAGACGCTCTACAGCATCGGGCGCATCTACGGCGCCACGGTAGACGACATCAAGGCAGCCAACAAGCTGACCAGCAACACCATCGCCCCGGGGCAGGTGCTGACCATCCCGGTCGCGGGCGGCCCCAGCTCGGTGAGCTACACGGTGAAGGCGAAAGACACGCTCTACTCGATCGCCAAGGCGCACGGGGTATCGGTGGCCGATATCCAGAAGGCCAATGGGATGACCGGGACCGACGTCGCGATCGGGCAGACGCTCACGATCCCCATGGCGGGCGGCACGCCGGCGCCGGCCAAGCCGCCGGCGACACCGGCGGTGACGCCGGCCAAGCCGCCAGCGACACCGGCGGTGACGCCGGCCAGTCCGCCCGCGACGCCGGCCCCGACCAAGCCTGCTGCGACGCCGGCACCGGCGAGCACCTCGACCGATTCCGGCCACGACCCCGGCAAGGACTATGCGAGCGGGGTGATGCGCGAGGACAGCTTCCTGCGCAAGTCGGACAAGGCGACCTATCAGGTCTCGGGTGGCGTCAGGCTGTTCTTCCAGACGGGTGCCACCGTGACGCTCAAGGCGAGCTCGGCGGACTGGATCGAGGTCGAAGGGCCGGTGTTCAAGGCGGGCAAGCCGGCGGTCGCGGCGGGAACGGGCAAGGGCTGGATCATGCGCGCCTGGACCTCGATGACGATGGGCGACTACAAGGACGTGCCCGTTGACGATCGCACGGAGGATTACGGAAAGCTCGCGTCGGGCTCATTGCCCAAGAAGGATGTGAACAGCGTGATTCTGCACCAGACCGGCAGCAGTTCGGGCAGCGGCACGCTGGCCGGCTACAGCAGCCGGATCGCGGCGAAGCAGACCATCGGCGCGCACTACCTGATCGACGAGAACGGGAAGATCACCCTGACCGTGCCGGTCGACAAGAAGGTGTCACACGTCGGCAAGACCAAGCCGGGATACGACACGTCCAGTAACTCTCACGCCATCGGCATCGAGCACAGCGGCGCCGAGGAAGCGCTCGATCTGCCGTCGAGCTCCAAGGACACCGCCACGATCACCGCGAACCGCGCCGCCATCAAGGCGATGGAGCTGTCGCCGAACCTGAAGGCGCGGCTGATCGCCATGAAGGACGCGGAGCTCTACCAGGTGGCGCGCGACAACAGGGACCCGGATACCAAGGTGAAGAAGTGGTACCTCTACGGCGACATCAACGCGGCCCAGAAGCGCTCGTCGTTCATGCTCGCCTCGAAGCTCATGGCAGACTTCGGGCTGGCAGAGAAGGATCTGCTCCCGCACGAGACGGTGTCGTGGAAGACCATCGGCGAGGGCGAGAACATCAAGGAGTACCTGGCCGCGCGCATCGCTTACCCCGGCCTCGTGATCAGCCTCAGGAAGCTGGTGAGCGGGGACGCCAAGCTGGCCGCGGACGCCACGCTCGCCAAGATCGTGGCCGACGAGGAGACCACGGTGGTGGCGCTGGCGGTGGACGCGACCGCGGCCGAGACCACGGCGCTCGCGACAGAGAAATCGGGCGGCAAGGGGGGCGTCGCCACCACGCGGGAGGCGCTGCGGACGGCCTTCTACAAGAAGTTCTGGGCTCGGCACGCGCAGCTCGTCGACCTGGTGAAGTTCCTGGGGGCGTCGGGCTCGAGCAAGCCGGCCGAGCTGGCCAAGAAGCTCTCCGCGTGGGTGACGTGA